A single region of the Solwaraspora sp. WMMD791 genome encodes:
- a CDS encoding lytic polysaccharide monooxygenase, which produces MTVVTPNAASAHGAAMTPGSRTYLCWVDGLDQTGQIRPTNQACAAAVNQSGANSLYNWFSVLRSDAAGRKAGFIPDGQLCSGGNSGFSGYNLARNDWPLTHLTAGATMEFKYSNWAHHPGTFYFYITKDSWSPNRPLAWSDLEETPFLTVTNPPQRGAVGTNDGHYYFSGRLPSNKSGQHIIYSHWVRSDSQENFYGCSDVVFDGGNGQVTGIRGNPATPGPNPTTPGPNPTTPGPNPTTPGPNPTTPGPNPTTPAPSGGCSATYRTVSSWSGGFQGEVTVRNNGTSSIGGWSASWNLGSGVTINSVWSGTHTVSGSNITVRNAAWNGTLAPNASTTFGFTASGTSGTPAVTCSAS; this is translated from the coding sequence CTGACCGTGGTGACCCCCAACGCGGCCTCCGCACACGGTGCCGCGATGACACCGGGCAGCCGGACCTACCTGTGCTGGGTGGACGGCCTCGACCAGACCGGTCAGATTCGCCCCACCAACCAGGCCTGCGCCGCCGCGGTCAACCAGAGTGGCGCGAACTCGCTGTACAACTGGTTCAGCGTGCTGCGCTCGGACGCGGCCGGCCGCAAGGCCGGGTTCATCCCGGACGGGCAGCTGTGCAGCGGTGGCAACTCCGGCTTCTCGGGGTACAACCTGGCCCGCAACGACTGGCCGCTGACCCACCTGACCGCCGGCGCCACCATGGAGTTCAAGTACAGCAACTGGGCGCACCACCCGGGCACGTTCTACTTCTACATCACCAAGGACAGCTGGAGCCCGAACCGGCCGCTGGCCTGGAGTGACCTGGAGGAGACCCCGTTCCTGACCGTCACCAACCCGCCGCAGCGCGGCGCGGTCGGCACCAACGACGGCCACTACTACTTCAGCGGCCGGCTGCCGAGCAACAAGAGCGGCCAGCACATCATCTACTCGCACTGGGTGCGCTCGGACAGCCAGGAGAACTTCTACGGCTGCTCGGACGTGGTCTTCGACGGTGGCAACGGCCAGGTGACCGGCATCCGGGGCAACCCGGCCACGCCGGGCCCGAACCCCACCACTCCCGGCCCGAACCCGACCACCCCCGGCCCGAACCCGACCACCCCCGGCCCGAACCCCACCACTCCCGGCCCGAACCCCACCACCCCGGCTCCGTCCGGCGGTTGCTCGGCGACCTACCGGACCGTCAGCTCGTGGAGTGGCGGCTTCCAGGGTGAGGTGACCGTCCGTAACAACGGCACCTCCAGCATCGGTGGCTGGAGCGCCAGCTGGAACCTCGGCAGCGGGGTCACCATCAACAGCGTCTGGAGCGGCACCCACACCGTCAGCGGGTCGAACATCACCGTCCGCAACGCGGCGTGGAACGGCACGCTGGCTCCGAACGCCTCCACCACCTTCGGCTTCACCGCCAGCGGCACGTCCGGCACACCGGCAGTGACCTGTTCGGCGTCCTGA
- a CDS encoding LacI family DNA-binding transcriptional regulator: MGVSLRSIAEHAGVSLATVSNVVNGYRPVAEATRRRVQRAIDELGYTPNLSARHLRRGRTGLIALAIPELTNPYFAELAEIAIREAAALGYTLVVESTDAVRDTELALLGGSRRNVVDGLILSPVRIGRAEVLARRSALPLVLIGEGVTDVRHDHIAIDNVAASREAVAHLIALGRRRIAFIGAHGHDDRQSAQLRLDGYRQALAAAGLAARPELIAVTDRFGRADGHAAMRALLAHAEPPDAVFAYNDLIAIGAMRAALDAGRRIPHDIAVVGIDDIEEGRYTSPSLTSIAPDKAAIARLAVRRLVDRIEQRPVRPPYDVQPPFTMVVRQSTAGDTGPAGGGTGPAGGDIAGADATGPTVDLHAPAPVEDLG; the protein is encoded by the coding sequence ATGGGCGTCAGTCTGCGGAGCATCGCCGAACATGCCGGCGTCTCGTTGGCCACCGTCTCCAACGTGGTCAACGGCTACCGACCCGTCGCGGAGGCCACCCGACGCCGGGTGCAGCGGGCCATCGACGAGCTCGGCTACACTCCGAACCTCAGCGCCCGGCACCTGCGGCGCGGCCGCACCGGGCTGATCGCGCTGGCCATTCCCGAGCTGACCAACCCGTACTTCGCAGAACTGGCCGAGATCGCGATCCGGGAGGCCGCCGCGCTCGGCTACACCCTGGTCGTGGAGAGCACCGACGCTGTCCGCGACACGGAGTTGGCGCTGCTCGGCGGCTCCCGCCGCAACGTGGTCGACGGGTTGATCCTCAGCCCGGTGCGCATCGGCCGCGCCGAGGTGCTCGCCAGGCGCAGCGCCCTTCCGCTGGTCCTCATCGGTGAGGGCGTCACCGACGTGCGGCACGACCACATCGCCATCGACAACGTCGCGGCCAGCCGGGAGGCGGTGGCCCACCTGATCGCGCTCGGCCGTCGCCGGATCGCCTTCATCGGTGCCCACGGCCACGACGACCGGCAGTCGGCGCAGCTGCGGCTGGACGGCTACCGCCAGGCGCTCGCCGCCGCCGGGCTGGCCGCCCGACCGGAACTGATCGCGGTCACCGACCGGTTCGGCCGAGCCGACGGTCACGCCGCGATGCGGGCGCTGCTCGCCCACGCCGAGCCCCCGGACGCGGTCTTCGCCTACAACGACCTGATCGCGATCGGCGCGATGCGGGCCGCCCTGGACGCCGGCCGGCGCATCCCGCACGACATCGCGGTGGTCGGCATCGACGACATCGAGGAAGGTCGGTACACCAGTCCCAGCCTGACCAGCATCGCGCCGGACAAGGCAGCGATCGCGCGGCTGGCGGTGCGGCGCCTGGTCGACCGGATCGAGCAGCGGCCGGTGCGGCCACCGTACGACGTACAGCCGCCGTTCACGATGGTGGTCCGGCAGAGCACCGCCGGCGACACCGGACCCGCCGGAGGCGGCACCGGGCCGGCCGGAGGCGACATCGCCGGCGCCGACGCGACCGGCCCGACCGTCGACCTGCATGCTCCGGCACCGGTGGAGGACCTAGGCTGA
- a CDS encoding NAD-dependent deacylase codes for MSELSSTTAVDEVAGWLAAARGVLALTGAGISTDSGIPDFRGPNGVWTRDPEAAKLFTLDAYVADPAIRRRSWIGRRDHPAWSAQPNAGHASLVELERSGRLAAIVTQNIDGLHQRAGNSPDKVIEIHGTMSEVECLSCDDRTGMDEALARVAAGEDDPDCRLCGGILKAATISFGQSLHGPTLRRAVRAAERCDLLLAVGTSLTVQPAAGLVEIAAEAGARVVIVNAATTPYDAIADAVLREPIGTVLPALVRQLI; via the coding sequence ATGTCGGAACTTTCCAGCACGACGGCGGTCGACGAGGTGGCGGGGTGGCTGGCCGCCGCCCGAGGGGTACTGGCGTTGACCGGGGCCGGCATCTCCACCGACTCCGGGATACCCGACTTCCGGGGCCCCAACGGCGTCTGGACCCGGGACCCGGAGGCGGCCAAGCTGTTCACCCTCGACGCGTACGTCGCCGACCCGGCGATCCGGCGACGGTCCTGGATCGGCCGCCGGGACCATCCGGCCTGGTCGGCGCAGCCGAACGCCGGCCACGCGAGCCTGGTGGAGCTGGAGCGGTCCGGCCGGCTGGCCGCGATCGTCACCCAGAACATCGACGGCCTGCACCAACGCGCCGGCAACAGCCCGGACAAGGTGATCGAGATCCACGGCACGATGTCCGAGGTCGAGTGCCTGAGCTGCGACGACCGGACCGGCATGGACGAGGCGCTGGCCCGGGTCGCCGCCGGTGAGGACGACCCGGACTGCCGCCTGTGCGGCGGCATCCTGAAGGCGGCGACGATCTCGTTCGGCCAGTCGTTGCACGGACCCACCCTGCGCCGGGCGGTGCGTGCCGCCGAACGCTGCGACCTGCTGCTCGCCGTCGGGACGTCGCTGACCGTGCAGCCGGCCGCCGGGCTGGTGGAGATCGCCGCCGAGGCCGGTGCCCGGGTGGTGATCGTCAACGCGGCGACGACCCCGTACGACGCGATCGCCGACGCGGTGCTGCGTGAACCGATCGGTACGGTGCTGCCTGCCCTCGTCCGCCAGCTGATCTAG
- a CDS encoding AbfB domain-containing protein, with protein sequence MRSPRTRLTALVAAAATAVGALVAPETAVAVPARPAPLTTPWTAQALDGTPLPEYPRPQMTRPDWRNLNGEWQLRQSTTDDPPQFGVDLPERVNVPFPVESALSGIGRAADDDRHHLTYRRTFTVPANWTGRRVQLHFGAVDWQSTVWVNGRRVGGHTGGYDAFSFDITRALRRGPNELIVTVWDPTDSRQHGSLPPIGKQTRTPGGIFYTPASGIWQTVWLEPTPTTSISDVDLRPDLASNTIRVRVATRGNATGHTVRAEALAGGTVVGAATGGFSEFAVPVPNARLWSPDDPFLYDLRVTLRDRHGRVVDRTTHYFGMREIGVRMIDGVPRPTLNGEFVFQLGTLDQGYWPDGVYTAPTDEALAFDLRRHKDLGFNMVRKHIKVEPQRWFYHADRLGLLVWQDIPSLTAQDVDPTDAQQAQFEAEAREIVGEHRNSPSVVAYVVYNEGWGERALADTIRVGQAVKDLDPTRLVNTHSGYNCCQSLGNPGNGDMDDWHVYVGPGAPAPTGGRISVLGEFGGPGLRVPGHEYSPNGNFQAYEWQPTPAALTDRYVGLIQGATNLMVGRGLSAAVYTEITDVEGELNGFLTYDRQVVKMDEARVRAANLALIATSRALPSRAPVALPLDTRQSLRVTTPGFTDRYLRHRDSLAYTDVVTADSPQLLKDDATYAIRPGLADPACYSFESVNFPGQYLRHADSRVRNSPDDGTALLRADATWCARGGLTGSGVSLESYNYPGSFLRHYAAEIWLSDGAGGPGWNSPTSWTADVTWEVTPAWAP encoded by the coding sequence ATGAGATCGCCCCGTACCCGTTTGACCGCCCTCGTCGCGGCGGCGGCCACCGCCGTCGGCGCGCTCGTCGCACCCGAGACCGCCGTCGCGGTGCCCGCCCGGCCCGCGCCACTGACCACCCCGTGGACCGCCCAGGCACTCGACGGCACCCCGCTGCCCGAGTACCCCAGGCCGCAGATGACCCGCCCCGACTGGCGCAACCTCAACGGCGAATGGCAGCTGCGGCAGTCCACCACCGACGACCCCCCACAGTTCGGCGTCGACCTGCCCGAACGGGTCAACGTGCCGTTCCCGGTCGAGTCGGCGCTGTCCGGCATCGGCCGGGCCGCCGACGACGACCGGCACCACCTGACCTACCGGCGCACCTTCACCGTCCCGGCCAACTGGACCGGCCGGCGGGTGCAGCTGCACTTCGGCGCCGTCGACTGGCAGTCCACCGTCTGGGTCAACGGCAGGCGGGTCGGCGGCCACACCGGGGGCTACGACGCCTTCAGCTTCGACATCACCCGGGCGCTGCGCCGCGGCCCGAACGAACTGATCGTCACGGTCTGGGACCCGACCGACAGCCGCCAGCACGGCAGCCTGCCGCCGATCGGCAAACAGACCCGCACACCGGGTGGGATCTTCTACACGCCGGCCTCGGGCATCTGGCAGACCGTCTGGCTGGAACCCACCCCGACCACCTCGATCAGCGACGTCGACCTGCGCCCCGACCTGGCCAGCAACACCATCCGGGTCCGGGTCGCCACCCGGGGCAACGCCACCGGCCACACCGTCCGCGCCGAGGCCCTCGCCGGTGGGACCGTCGTCGGTGCCGCCACCGGCGGGTTCAGCGAGTTCGCCGTACCGGTGCCGAACGCCCGCCTCTGGTCCCCGGACGACCCGTTCCTCTACGACCTGCGGGTCACTCTGCGTGACCGTCATGGCCGGGTCGTCGACCGGACCACCCACTACTTCGGCATGCGGGAGATCGGCGTACGGATGATCGACGGGGTGCCGCGACCGACTCTCAACGGCGAGTTCGTCTTCCAGCTCGGCACCCTCGACCAGGGCTACTGGCCCGACGGCGTCTACACCGCACCGACCGACGAAGCGCTCGCCTTCGACCTGCGCAGACACAAGGACCTCGGGTTCAACATGGTGCGCAAGCACATCAAGGTCGAACCGCAGCGCTGGTTCTACCACGCCGACCGGCTCGGCCTACTGGTCTGGCAGGACATCCCGTCGCTGACCGCCCAGGACGTCGACCCGACCGACGCGCAGCAGGCCCAGTTCGAGGCCGAGGCGCGTGAGATCGTCGGCGAGCACCGCAATTCGCCGTCGGTGGTCGCCTACGTCGTCTACAACGAAGGCTGGGGGGAGCGGGCCCTGGCGGACACGATCCGGGTCGGCCAGGCGGTCAAGGACCTCGACCCGACCCGGCTGGTCAACACCCACAGCGGGTACAACTGCTGCCAGTCGCTGGGCAACCCCGGCAACGGCGACATGGACGACTGGCACGTCTACGTCGGACCCGGCGCGCCGGCGCCGACCGGCGGGCGGATCTCCGTGCTCGGCGAGTTCGGCGGCCCCGGGCTGCGGGTGCCGGGCCACGAATACAGCCCCAACGGCAACTTCCAGGCGTACGAGTGGCAGCCGACCCCGGCCGCGTTGACCGACCGCTACGTGGGTCTGATCCAGGGCGCCACCAACCTGATGGTCGGCCGAGGGCTCAGCGCCGCCGTCTACACCGAGATCACCGACGTCGAGGGCGAGCTGAACGGCTTCCTCACGTACGACCGGCAGGTGGTCAAGATGGACGAGGCCCGGGTACGGGCGGCCAACCTGGCGCTGATCGCCACCTCGCGGGCGCTGCCGTCGCGGGCACCGGTTGCCCTGCCGTTGGACACCCGCCAGTCGCTGCGGGTCACCACACCCGGTTTCACCGACCGCTACCTGCGGCACCGCGACAGCCTGGCCTACACCGACGTGGTCACCGCCGACAGCCCGCAACTGCTCAAGGACGACGCGACGTACGCGATCCGGCCCGGTCTGGCCGACCCGGCGTGCTACTCCTTCGAGTCGGTGAACTTTCCAGGCCAGTATCTGCGGCACGCCGACTCCCGGGTCCGCAACTCGCCCGACGACGGCACCGCGCTGCTGCGCGCCGACGCCACCTGGTGTGCCCGAGGTGGGCTGACCGGCAGCGGTGTGTCGTTGGAGTCGTACAACTATCCGGGCTCGTTCCTGCGCCACTACGCGGCCGAGATCTGGCTCAGCGACGGCGCGGGAGGCCCTGGCTGGAATTCGCCGACCAGCTGGACGGCGGACGTCACCTGGGAGGTAACTCCCGCCTGGGCCCCGTAG
- a CDS encoding hotdog domain-containing protein, producing MGQTPETRFTLGATARVELTVTDSDTAQAVGSGDVPVLGTPRLLALAEAATVAATAAALPTGMTTVGTRVELDHRAPTPVGRAVAAMARLAEVDGRRLVFDVVVTEGGTTVAQGRIERMLVDRHRFVERAFDRTPTPRSGDDPTGGRAL from the coding sequence ATGGGACAGACGCCGGAGACCAGGTTCACGCTGGGCGCGACCGCCCGGGTGGAGCTGACCGTGACCGATTCCGACACCGCCCAGGCAGTCGGCTCCGGCGACGTACCGGTCCTCGGCACCCCCCGGCTGCTCGCGCTGGCCGAGGCGGCGACGGTCGCCGCCACCGCCGCCGCGCTGCCGACCGGGATGACGACCGTCGGCACCCGCGTCGAGCTGGACCACCGCGCCCCGACACCGGTCGGCCGGGCGGTGGCCGCGATGGCCCGCCTCGCCGAGGTCGACGGCCGACGGCTGGTCTTCGACGTGGTGGTCACCGAAGGCGGCACGACCGTCGCCCAGGGCCGCATCGAGCGGATGCTGGTGGACCGGCACCGCTTCGTCGAGCGGGCGTTCGACCGGACGCCGACGCCCCGGTCCGGGGACGATCCGACCGGGGGCCGGGCCCTGTGA
- the asnB gene encoding asparagine synthase (glutamine-hydrolyzing) — MCGLLAFFSARGDAGAHRDAIAHALECLHHRGPDETGVEVIGDPTGRWADAVFAHKRLAIIDVASSQEPLAYADGRYLLTFNGEIYNYIELREQLIREFGAQFATAGDGEVIVAGYHYWGEKVLHKLRGMFAFVIWDRQQRRAFGARDYFGIKPLHYLQTPDGIYLASEKKALLPFSPAANAGDAGVDTANLSHYLTLQYVPEPRTLHQGISRIGSGECLTWSAPALDPSGALPGPAGGVQIRRWYQPIFRPAPTPDPQRLYDEIRETLRESVRMHMRADVPVGAFLSSGIDSTAVVALSREFNPNILTFTVGYDVPGYSEIEVAQDSARHLGVTTIPTKIGPQDMMEALPRIVWHLDDPVADPALVPLYFVAKKAAEHVTVVLSGEGADEFFGGYTIYREPLSLGAVHSLPDPMQKGLRAVSKVIPQGVKGKSFLERGTTPIEERYYGNARMFTEEEKQHLLRRYDPSVRYTDVTAPIYAECAELDDVTKMQYVDLYTWLRGDILVKADRISMAHSLEVRVPFLDKEVFDVAAKIPVELRLPPRSDATKYAMRQALATVVPPAIVNRRKLGFPTPTRVWLRGEMYEWARHIFATSGAGDLLDLSYAMRLLDEHKREEADHSRKVWTVLIFCIWHAIFVERSLDPGIQRNQSALLTKPVVGSMVA, encoded by the coding sequence ATGTGCGGACTCCTGGCCTTTTTCAGCGCTCGCGGTGACGCCGGCGCGCACCGCGACGCGATCGCCCACGCGTTGGAATGCCTGCACCACCGTGGCCCGGACGAGACCGGGGTCGAAGTGATCGGCGACCCGACCGGGCGGTGGGCGGACGCGGTCTTCGCACACAAGCGGCTGGCCATCATCGACGTGGCGTCCAGCCAGGAGCCGCTGGCCTACGCCGACGGCCGCTACCTGCTCACCTTCAACGGCGAGATCTACAACTACATCGAGCTTCGCGAGCAGTTGATCCGCGAGTTCGGCGCCCAGTTCGCCACCGCCGGCGACGGCGAGGTGATCGTCGCCGGATACCACTACTGGGGCGAGAAGGTGCTGCACAAGCTGCGCGGCATGTTCGCCTTCGTCATCTGGGACCGTCAGCAGCGCCGCGCCTTCGGCGCCCGGGACTACTTCGGCATCAAGCCGCTGCACTACCTGCAGACCCCGGACGGCATATACCTCGCCTCGGAGAAGAAGGCGCTGCTGCCGTTCTCGCCCGCCGCCAACGCCGGTGACGCCGGCGTCGACACCGCGAACCTGTCGCACTACCTGACCCTGCAGTACGTGCCGGAACCGCGCACCCTGCACCAGGGAATCAGCCGGATCGGCTCCGGGGAGTGCCTGACCTGGTCGGCGCCGGCGCTGGACCCGTCGGGTGCGTTGCCGGGCCCGGCCGGTGGGGTGCAGATCCGCCGCTGGTACCAGCCGATCTTCCGGCCGGCGCCGACACCGGACCCGCAGCGGCTCTACGACGAGATCCGCGAGACCCTGCGGGAGAGCGTCCGGATGCACATGCGGGCCGACGTACCGGTCGGGGCGTTCCTGTCCAGCGGCATCGACTCGACCGCTGTGGTGGCGCTGTCGCGGGAGTTCAACCCGAACATCCTGACCTTCACGGTCGGCTACGACGTGCCGGGCTACTCGGAGATCGAGGTCGCCCAGGACTCGGCCCGGCACCTCGGCGTCACCACCATCCCGACGAAGATCGGGCCGCAGGACATGATGGAGGCGTTGCCCCGCATCGTCTGGCACCTGGACGATCCGGTCGCCGACCCGGCGCTGGTGCCGCTGTACTTCGTCGCGAAGAAGGCCGCCGAGCACGTCACGGTGGTGCTCTCCGGCGAGGGCGCGGACGAGTTCTTCGGCGGCTACACCATCTACCGGGAACCGCTGTCGCTGGGCGCCGTGCACAGCTTGCCGGATCCGATGCAGAAGGGGCTGCGTGCGGTCTCCAAGGTGATCCCGCAGGGGGTCAAGGGCAAGAGCTTCCTGGAGCGTGGCACCACGCCGATCGAAGAGCGGTACTACGGCAACGCCCGGATGTTCACCGAGGAGGAGAAGCAGCACCTGCTGCGCCGTTACGACCCGTCGGTGCGCTACACCGACGTGACCGCGCCGATCTACGCCGAATGCGCCGAGCTCGACGACGTCACCAAAATGCAGTACGTCGACCTGTACACCTGGCTGCGCGGCGACATTCTGGTCAAGGCGGACCGGATCTCGATGGCACACTCGCTGGAGGTGCGGGTGCCGTTCCTGGACAAGGAGGTCTTCGACGTCGCGGCGAAGATCCCGGTGGAGCTGCGGCTGCCGCCACGGTCGGACGCCACCAAGTACGCGATGCGTCAGGCGCTGGCGACCGTGGTGCCACCGGCCATCGTCAACCGCCGTAAGCTCGGCTTCCCCACCCCGACCCGGGTCTGGCTGCGCGGCGAGATGTACGAGTGGGCCCGGCACATCTTCGCCACCTCCGGTGCCGGCGACCTGCTCGACCTGTCGTACGCGATGCGGCTGCTCGACGAGCACAAGCGGGAGGAAGCGGACCACTCCCGCAAGGTCTGGACCGTGCTGATCTTCTGCATCTGGCACGCGATCTTCGTGGAGCGGTCGCTGGACCCGGGCATCCAACGCAACCAGTCCGCCCTGCTGACCAAGCCGGTGGTCGGCTCGATGGTCGCCTGA
- a CDS encoding MBL fold metallo-hydrolase: MTGGGDLVEVGDRVYVLRRERLDVNSTLIVGGAAAVIVDTGSTPAEAAALVTAARRVTDLPWSVVNTHHHFDHCFGNEVVAGDPPAPVWAHQEAARLLRRPVEVVRDEAYREMADDDPRLAAQLRDVVVRPPDRTVTRSATLDLGDRVVELWHPGRGHTIGDLVVRVVDADLLVAGDLVEQGAPPSFDDGYPLEWPDTLAAVLRRLGPSSVVVPGHGACVDTGFVRAQHAELVALEWLIRDGHADGAPVDRVAAQAPFDVATATVAVTRGYAELANRT; encoded by the coding sequence GTGACCGGCGGCGGTGACCTCGTCGAGGTCGGCGACCGGGTGTACGTGCTCCGCCGGGAACGCCTCGACGTCAACTCGACGTTGATCGTCGGCGGTGCCGCCGCCGTGATCGTCGACACCGGCAGTACGCCGGCCGAGGCCGCCGCGCTGGTCACGGCGGCCCGCCGGGTCACCGACCTGCCGTGGTCGGTGGTGAACACCCACCACCACTTCGACCACTGCTTCGGCAACGAGGTGGTCGCCGGTGACCCGCCCGCACCGGTGTGGGCACATCAGGAGGCGGCCCGGTTGCTGCGCCGCCCGGTCGAGGTGGTCCGTGACGAGGCGTACCGGGAAATGGCCGACGACGACCCGCGACTCGCCGCGCAGCTGCGCGACGTCGTGGTCCGTCCCCCGGACCGTACGGTGACCCGCAGCGCGACGCTGGACCTGGGTGACCGGGTGGTCGAGCTGTGGCATCCGGGGCGCGGTCACACCATCGGTGACCTGGTGGTGCGGGTCGTCGACGCGGACCTGCTGGTCGCTGGCGACCTGGTCGAGCAGGGGGCACCGCCGTCGTTCGACGACGGCTACCCGTTGGAGTGGCCGGACACGCTCGCGGCGGTGCTGCGCCGACTCGGGCCGTCGAGCGTGGTGGTGCCCGGGCACGGGGCATGCGTCGACACGGGGTTCGTCCGGGCCCAGCACGCCGAACTCGTGGCGCTGGAGTGGCTGATCCGCGACGGCCACGCCGACGGCGCCCCGGTCGACCGGGTGGCCGCCCAGGCACCGTTCGACGTGGCGACCGCGACCGTCGCGGTCACCCGGGGCTACGCGGAACTGGCGAACCGCACCTGA
- a CDS encoding carbohydrate kinase: protein MRYAVVLGEALIDLLDGECDGEPVYRQVIGGAPLNVAVGVARLGGTVEFAGALGDDALAERIRRFLRTAGVGDRALTTVAAPTTLAVATFTGAEPDFRFYGDPPSYGLLDPAHLDARLIADATVLYCGSIALLTEPTLTAARQAWAGTGGLRVFDPNVRPRLLPDAASLAAYRQVVAGFAATADLVKLSAADAEVLYDGADPVAAAALLHDLGTATVVVTRGAAGALVSAGGDVATIDAPTVAAVDATGAGDSVMGALIAELLDTGMPADTAGWADRVGFALRVAGLVCESPGGAVAMPTRAAVAARFS, encoded by the coding sequence ATGCGGTACGCGGTGGTGCTCGGCGAGGCACTGATCGACCTGCTCGACGGCGAATGCGACGGCGAGCCCGTCTACCGTCAGGTCATCGGCGGCGCGCCGCTGAACGTGGCGGTCGGCGTCGCCCGGCTCGGCGGGACCGTCGAGTTCGCCGGGGCGCTCGGCGACGACGCGCTCGCCGAGCGGATCCGCCGATTCCTGCGTACCGCCGGGGTCGGCGACCGTGCCCTGACCACCGTCGCCGCGCCGACCACCCTGGCCGTGGCCACCTTCACCGGTGCCGAGCCCGACTTCCGCTTCTACGGCGACCCTCCCTCGTACGGCCTGCTCGACCCGGCCCACCTCGACGCGCGCCTGATCGCCGACGCGACCGTGCTCTACTGCGGCTCGATCGCACTGCTGACCGAGCCGACCCTGACCGCCGCCCGGCAGGCCTGGGCCGGCACCGGCGGGCTGCGGGTCTTCGACCCGAACGTCCGGCCCCGACTGCTGCCCGACGCCGCGTCGCTGGCGGCGTACCGGCAGGTCGTGGCCGGCTTCGCGGCAACCGCCGACCTGGTCAAGCTCAGCGCCGCCGACGCCGAGGTGCTCTACGACGGGGCGGACCCGGTGGCCGCCGCCGCGCTGCTGCACGACCTCGGCACCGCGACGGTGGTGGTGACCAGGGGCGCGGCCGGCGCGCTGGTCAGCGCCGGCGGCGACGTGGCGACCATCGACGCGCCGACGGTCGCCGCGGTCGACGCCACCGGCGCCGGTGACTCGGTGATGGGTGCCCTGATCGCCGAACTGCTCGACACCGGGATGCCGGCCGACACCGCCGGCTGGGCCGACCGCGTCGGTTTCGCCCTGCGGGTCGCCGGCCTGGTCTGCGAGTCGCCCGGCGGCGCGGTCGCCATGCCGACCCGGGCCGCCGTCGCCGCCCGGTTCAGCTGA